One Sulfoacidibacillus ferrooxidans DNA window includes the following coding sequences:
- a CDS encoding RidA family protein has product MKELQVIQTDRAPAAIGPYAQAIKVGNTVYTSGQIPLTAEGELVENDAATQTRQVFENLRAVLAAAGTSLSRVVKTTVFVSDLNDFGTINEVYAEAFGLHRPARSTVQVARLPRDAKVEIEVIASLED; this is encoded by the coding sequence GTGAAAGAATTACAAGTCATTCAAACCGATAGGGCACCAGCTGCGATAGGACCATATGCTCAGGCCATTAAAGTAGGAAATACAGTATATACATCGGGACAGATTCCATTAACTGCTGAGGGAGAGCTTGTGGAAAACGATGCTGCAACGCAAACTCGGCAAGTTTTTGAAAATCTTCGGGCTGTTCTTGCGGCTGCAGGAACATCATTGAGCCGTGTGGTAAAAACGACTGTTTTTGTAAGTGATCTAAATGATTTTGGCACGATTAATGAAGTATATGCGGAAGCATTTGGTTTGCATCGCCCAGCGCGTTCTACCGTTCAGGTGGCGCGATTGCCACGAGATGCTAAAGTAGAGATTGAAGTGATCGCTAGTTTAGAAGACTGA
- the purR gene encoding pur operon repressor, with amino-acid sequence MRRSERIVRLTRTLMNHPGEPLSLTDMADQLDAAKSSLSEDLAIIRDVMDEDGEGTLRTQMGASGGVLFEVDVAWTKAQEFLERAIVRLRQGDRILPGGYLYMSDVLAEPDVLRMVGKMFAKIFASVAPDIVLTVETKGIPLTVMTAQYLHRPFVIARRDHRVTEGSSVSVNYVSGSDRRIQTMSLSKRSIKQGARVLIIDDFMKAGGTVKAMTALLNEFDADVVGTGVFMETTEPEGKKLVSNYVSLLTLAEVDEARQCITIAPGNYLRETT; translated from the coding sequence ATGCGCAGAAGTGAACGGATTGTTCGACTGACCCGTACGCTCATGAATCACCCCGGAGAACCGCTCTCTTTAACTGATATGGCGGATCAGCTTGATGCAGCTAAGTCCTCGTTAAGTGAGGATTTAGCCATTATACGCGATGTCATGGACGAAGATGGTGAGGGAACTCTGCGTACTCAGATGGGTGCATCAGGTGGAGTTCTATTTGAAGTGGATGTTGCATGGACGAAAGCACAAGAGTTTTTGGAGCGTGCGATTGTGCGTCTACGTCAGGGCGATCGTATTTTACCTGGTGGGTATTTATATATGAGTGATGTTTTAGCAGAACCAGACGTCTTGCGAATGGTCGGGAAAATGTTCGCGAAGATCTTTGCGTCAGTTGCTCCAGACATTGTGTTGACCGTAGAAACTAAGGGTATTCCGTTAACCGTGATGACAGCTCAGTACTTACATCGGCCCTTTGTGATTGCTCGCAGAGATCACCGTGTAACAGAAGGATCTTCTGTTAGCGTCAATTATGTTTCTGGATCTGATCGTCGTATTCAAACAATGTCTTTGTCTAAGCGCTCTATTAAGCAGGGTGCTCGCGTATTAATTATCGATGATTTCATGAAAGCCGGCGGAACGGTGAAAGCAATGACTGCGTTGTTAAATGAGTTTGATGCAGACGTTGTGGGGACTGGGGTCTTTATGGAGACGACGGAACCTGAGGGAAAAAAACTCGTGTCAAACTATGTATCGCTTCTGACATTGGCTGAGGTCGATGAGGCAAGGCAATGTATTACGATTGCACCAGGTAATTATTTGCGGGAGACCACTTAA
- the ispE gene encoding 4-(cytidine 5'-diphospho)-2-C-methyl-D-erythritol kinase yields the protein MVFEKARAKINLTLDVLAKRPDGYHDVEMVMQSVDFCDYISLTPRLDNQIVIRANVPYIPTDERNLAYKAAHVLRMHMGIFRGVEIDIDKRIPVAAGLAGGSTDAAAVLRGLNHLWQLHLSLKELSQIGEEVGSDVPFCIYGGTAVVRGRGEIVEPVPIRPAFWVVLAKPPLAVSTAEIYGALDVSSVDLHPRANNMILALQSGDVQAVADAAGNVLEPVCFALYPETIRVKEQLVRLGSQVTLMSGSGPTVFGLFEREQRARRVYNTMRTTLKEVYLCQTC from the coding sequence ATGGTATTTGAGAAGGCCCGTGCGAAAATTAACTTAACACTTGATGTGCTAGCTAAACGTCCAGATGGATATCACGATGTAGAGATGGTTATGCAATCTGTAGATTTTTGTGACTATATTTCTCTTACGCCGCGTCTTGACAATCAAATTGTCATTCGAGCAAATGTGCCGTATATTCCAACGGATGAACGCAACCTTGCTTATAAGGCCGCTCACGTACTCAGAATGCACATGGGGATTTTTCGGGGTGTCGAGATTGATATTGATAAGCGAATTCCAGTGGCTGCAGGACTAGCGGGTGGATCTACGGATGCTGCTGCTGTTTTGCGGGGACTTAACCATCTCTGGCAGTTGCATTTGTCTTTAAAAGAACTCAGCCAAATTGGTGAAGAAGTTGGATCCGATGTTCCTTTTTGTATATATGGAGGGACGGCAGTCGTGCGAGGTCGTGGTGAGATTGTCGAACCCGTACCGATACGCCCTGCTTTTTGGGTAGTGCTCGCTAAACCGCCATTGGCTGTTTCTACGGCTGAAATATATGGTGCTCTAGATGTGAGTAGTGTCGATCTACATCCACGTGCAAACAATATGATCTTGGCGTTGCAAAGTGGGGATGTGCAAGCTGTTGCAGATGCAGCGGGGAACGTGTTAGAACCTGTTTGTTTCGCGCTATATCCGGAAACCATCAGAGTAAAGGAACAGTTAGTTCGACTGGGATCACAGGTAACACTGATGTCTGGGAGTGGGCCCACTGTCTTTGGATTATTTGAACGAGAGCAACGTGCCCGCCGAGTGTACAATACAATGCGGACAACATTGAAAGAAGTATACTTATGTCAAACCTGTTAG
- the cphA gene encoding cyanophycin synthetase — protein MKVVHLRAIHGPNVYIYKPVLIMRLDLEEYTDRESYEFPELTSRLLQMCPGLYEHYCGMGRRGGFVERLYGGTYLGHVIEHVTLELLTQIGYKTNFGKTRSAGQPGLYDVVIEFETEEPARYLLMQAVMFVDACAKGIDFPLQEVIEEARQLRKVYDLGPSTQAIVDAALRRHIPVQRMGRSLVRLGTGRYRKYVQATMTHHTSGIAVDIASDKALTKHLLEQSGIRVPHGAVVQTLEEAVRVFYQLGSNVVIKPFDGCQGRGVSTNISNEEMLADAYSFAVKFSPSVIIEEYAKGKQYRLLVVSERLVAAAERIPAHVIGDGMHTINELIMLINEQPERGDDHEKPLTKIVVDEMVQRYLTLQNWNVEDIPEHGQMVLLRDSANLSTGGIAVDCTEQIDPAFAQLAVRAARTIGLDVCGVDIIAPNICDAKNLDQAVVIEVNAAPGIRMHHYPSLGKSHDVGAAILESLYPLGAASRIPIVSITGTNGKTTTTRMIRHILQFSGYNVGMTSTEGVYIGDHKVLSGDTTGPQSAQVVLTDPTVDVAVLETARGGIMRGGLAYDVADVGIITNIALDHIGQDGITSLDDLVNVKALVAECVKRIDGAVILSADDPTLVALAQKLKQNVVYVSIEENNPIVTRHLARGMHAFYFRDGWLIEAAGALEWKIVRADELPITLQATAMFHVANALCAIAAARHLGISRKRCAMALTQFRSDLHNSGRINIFRLPSGTHVICDYGHNPDGIRVVGEMAQRITGKRIPAIVGFPGDRDDSVICQSAHVAVQYFEPLFIKEDEDKRGRKPGEVAALLAQEIRKVAPEACILVELDELEALRKALIAHGDEPFILMFHENLDHIREFLVGLGGKEVYALPEVKPVAAFSAM, from the coding sequence GTGAAAGTCGTCCATCTAAGGGCGATCCATGGCCCGAACGTATACATTTATAAGCCAGTTTTAATCATGAGGCTTGATTTGGAGGAGTATACGGATCGGGAAAGCTATGAATTCCCCGAATTGACATCGCGTCTGCTTCAGATGTGTCCAGGACTTTATGAGCACTATTGTGGCATGGGGCGTAGAGGAGGATTTGTAGAGCGCCTGTATGGAGGCACATATCTAGGCCATGTGATCGAACATGTGACACTCGAACTATTGACGCAAATCGGCTATAAGACTAACTTTGGGAAGACAAGAAGCGCAGGTCAACCTGGTTTGTATGACGTAGTGATTGAATTTGAAACGGAAGAGCCAGCACGTTATTTATTGATGCAGGCTGTAATGTTTGTAGATGCCTGTGCAAAGGGTATCGATTTTCCCTTGCAGGAAGTGATAGAAGAAGCGCGACAGTTACGCAAAGTGTACGATTTAGGTCCAAGTACGCAAGCTATTGTAGATGCTGCTTTGCGACGTCATATTCCTGTGCAGCGTATGGGGCGCAGTCTTGTGCGTCTTGGGACAGGACGCTATCGCAAGTATGTACAAGCTACGATGACGCACCATACATCTGGAATTGCAGTCGATATAGCAAGTGATAAGGCACTGACCAAACATTTGCTAGAACAATCAGGAATTCGCGTCCCGCATGGGGCTGTTGTTCAAACGCTAGAAGAAGCAGTGCGTGTTTTTTATCAACTTGGTAGTAATGTAGTGATTAAGCCTTTTGATGGATGTCAGGGGCGCGGTGTATCGACTAATATTTCAAATGAGGAAATGTTGGCTGATGCTTATTCATTTGCAGTCAAATTTTCTCCTTCAGTTATTATAGAAGAGTATGCAAAAGGGAAGCAGTACCGATTGCTTGTCGTTTCAGAACGGCTAGTGGCGGCGGCTGAACGCATTCCTGCACACGTGATAGGGGATGGGATGCATACAATTAACGAACTTATTATGCTCATCAATGAGCAACCTGAGCGTGGCGATGATCATGAAAAACCATTGACAAAAATCGTCGTAGATGAGATGGTACAGCGTTATTTGACATTACAAAATTGGAATGTCGAAGATATACCAGAGCATGGACAAATGGTTCTTTTGCGCGACAGTGCAAATTTGAGTACAGGTGGTATTGCTGTTGATTGTACGGAGCAAATCGATCCAGCATTTGCTCAATTGGCTGTTCGTGCGGCAAGAACAATAGGGCTCGATGTGTGTGGAGTGGATATCATTGCACCAAATATTTGCGATGCAAAGAATCTCGATCAAGCTGTTGTCATTGAAGTCAACGCGGCACCTGGGATTCGCATGCACCATTACCCGAGTCTAGGGAAATCTCACGATGTAGGAGCGGCCATCCTTGAATCTTTATATCCTTTAGGTGCAGCTTCTAGGATTCCGATCGTGAGTATCACTGGAACGAATGGGAAAACGACAACTACGAGAATGATTCGGCACATTTTACAGTTCTCTGGTTACAATGTTGGCATGACCTCAACGGAGGGTGTCTATATTGGAGATCACAAAGTGCTATCGGGCGATACCACAGGGCCACAAAGTGCACAAGTTGTGTTAACGGATCCTACAGTGGATGTTGCTGTGTTAGAAACGGCACGTGGGGGCATCATGCGCGGGGGATTAGCGTACGACGTGGCTGATGTGGGTATTATAACCAATATAGCACTAGATCATATTGGCCAGGATGGGATTACTTCACTTGATGATCTTGTGAATGTAAAGGCATTGGTTGCTGAATGTGTCAAGAGGATCGATGGTGCAGTGATTCTTTCTGCAGATGATCCCACACTTGTTGCACTTGCTCAAAAACTGAAGCAAAACGTCGTATATGTGAGCATAGAGGAAAATAACCCAATTGTTACGCGCCATCTTGCTCGAGGAATGCATGCCTTCTATTTTCGAGACGGTTGGTTAATAGAAGCGGCAGGCGCGCTTGAATGGAAAATCGTAAGAGCAGATGAATTGCCAATTACTCTGCAGGCGACCGCAATGTTTCATGTGGCCAATGCACTGTGCGCTATCGCAGCAGCGCGGCATTTAGGTATATCTCGCAAACGTTGTGCTATGGCGCTCACACAATTTCGTTCAGATTTACACAATTCTGGACGTATTAATATTTTTCGCTTACCTTCTGGAACGCATGTCATTTGCGACTATGGTCACAATCCAGATGGTATTCGGGTGGTAGGTGAGATGGCACAGCGAATCACTGGAAAACGAATTCCCGCTATCGTGGGATTTCCTGGGGATAGAGACGATTCTGTCATTTGCCAATCAGCACATGTAGCTGTGCAATACTTTGAACCATTGTTTATTAAAGAAGATGAAGATAAAAGGGGTAGAAAACCAGGGGAAGTAGCAGCTCTTCTTGCACAGGAAATACGCAAAGTTGCACCTGAAGCCTGTATATTGGTGGAGCTAGATGAGCTTGAGGCATTGCGCAAGGCATTGATAGCACATGGAGATGAGCCATTTATTCTCATGTTTCATGAGAACTTAGATCATATTCGAGAGTTTTTAGTTGGACTTGGTGGGAAGGAAGTTTACGCTTTACCTGAGGTAAAGCCAGTAGCTGCCTTTTCTGCTATGTAG
- a CDS encoding cyanophycinase, with translation MSEQRGALVIIGGAEDKRGNMTILREFVRLAGGTHARIVVMTVATELPLEVGADYIDVFEKIGVEDVRTFDVSAREAADRDSACRAIEKATGVFFTGGEQLRITTLLGGTQVDSALHTAHERGVVLAGTSAGASMMSSTMIVEGVGDTNPRVGIVHMAPGMEFIDGIVIDQHFAQRGRLGRLLSAVAQYPHHLGLGIDEDTAVIVRNTEFEVIGRGAVSVVDAGSLTFSNLGDLQNNDALALCGVKLHILPAGYQFSLRERKPNLERLTRSGNE, from the coding sequence ATGAGCGAGCAGCGAGGTGCCTTAGTCATAATCGGGGGTGCCGAAGACAAACGTGGCAATATGACGATTTTGCGTGAGTTTGTTCGCTTAGCAGGTGGAACTCATGCTCGCATCGTCGTAATGACAGTAGCTACAGAGTTGCCGTTAGAAGTGGGTGCAGATTATATTGATGTATTTGAAAAAATAGGTGTCGAAGATGTTCGTACATTTGATGTTTCAGCAAGAGAAGCAGCAGATCGAGATAGTGCGTGTAGGGCAATCGAAAAAGCTACTGGAGTATTTTTTACTGGTGGGGAGCAATTGCGTATTACAACATTATTAGGTGGCACACAAGTGGATTCTGCTTTGCATACAGCGCATGAACGAGGGGTTGTCTTAGCGGGTACTAGCGCGGGGGCATCCATGATGAGTAGCACGATGATTGTTGAAGGAGTAGGGGACACTAATCCACGCGTTGGAATCGTCCATATGGCACCTGGGATGGAATTTATCGATGGAATCGTGATTGATCAGCATTTTGCACAAAGAGGACGCTTAGGGCGGTTATTGTCTGCAGTAGCACAATACCCACATCATCTTGGTCTTGGCATTGATGAAGACACAGCAGTTATCGTGCGTAATACAGAATTTGAAGTCATTGGACGTGGCGCAGTATCTGTAGTAGACGCAGGATCATTGACATTTTCAAATTTGGGAGATTTACAAAACAATGATGCGTTAGCTCTATGTGGAGTGAAACTGCATATTTTACCGGCTGGGTATCAATTTTCTTTGCGTGAACGCAAACCGAATCTAGAACGTCTTACGAGGAGTGGAAATGAGTGA
- a CDS encoding small, acid-soluble spore protein, alpha/beta type, which yields MGRRRGVMSEQFKYELAKDLGFYPTLQREGWGGITTRDAGNMVKRAIEIAEQSLADREDR from the coding sequence ATGGGGCGCAGGCGTGGCGTAATGTCCGAGCAATTTAAGTATGAACTCGCAAAGGATCTAGGCTTTTACCCCACTCTTCAACGAGAAGGATGGGGTGGCATTACCACTCGGGATGCTGGAAACATGGTCAAGCGGGCTATTGAAATTGCAGAACAGTCGCTCGCGGATCGCGAAGACCGGTAG
- the veg gene encoding biofilm formation stimulator Veg, with amino-acid sequence MAANNVLSDIKRNLEGLVGEKILLRANGGRRKTVERTGILEETYPSVFIVKLDQAENSFKRVSYSYADILTETVELTVYHGDAPIAIAEFDE; translated from the coding sequence GTGGCTGCAAACAACGTTTTGAGCGACATTAAACGAAACTTAGAAGGGCTTGTAGGAGAGAAGATTCTTTTGCGCGCAAATGGTGGTCGGCGCAAAACAGTTGAACGTACGGGCATCTTAGAAGAAACATATCCATCTGTGTTTATTGTAAAATTGGATCAAGCAGAGAATTCTTTCAAGCGCGTATCTTATAGCTACGCTGACATTTTGACCGAAACAGTAGAGTTAACCGTGTATCATGGAGATGCACCTATTGCGATTGCAGAATTTGATGAGTAA
- the yabG gene encoding sporulation peptidase YabG produces the protein MWKVGDLVVRPSYGRDICFMIVGVDVGAGVAILKGLDLRLIADAPFEDLAALTETDWKSYQVAQAKLEHETLRLVQLRRQVEKDKLGYRSERRKQGHDFFELPGRVLHLDGDGMYLEKCLEVYRHLGIHAVGKNIPESSMASVMTDLLVEYDPDILIITGHDSVLRSAKAEDALRIDNYRNSDHFIRAVKAARKYERSLDELIIFAGACQSHYEALLESGANFASSPERILIHALDPVFLAEQIAFTPISETIDIFQVVKSTITGTEGLGGIESRGKYRIGLPRSRY, from the coding sequence GTGTGGAAAGTCGGAGATTTAGTGGTACGCCCTTCTTATGGTAGAGATATTTGTTTTATGATTGTAGGTGTAGATGTAGGTGCAGGTGTAGCTATTCTTAAAGGGTTGGATCTGCGGTTAATTGCTGATGCGCCATTTGAAGATTTAGCGGCACTTACGGAGACGGATTGGAAGTCTTATCAAGTTGCTCAAGCTAAACTCGAACATGAGACACTTCGTCTTGTTCAACTACGTCGCCAAGTGGAGAAAGATAAACTTGGATATCGTTCTGAGCGAAGAAAACAGGGCCATGATTTTTTTGAATTACCCGGCCGCGTCCTACATTTAGATGGCGATGGAATGTACTTGGAGAAGTGTTTAGAGGTATATCGCCATCTAGGAATTCACGCGGTCGGGAAAAACATTCCGGAATCAAGCATGGCATCTGTGATGACAGATTTGCTAGTAGAGTATGATCCAGACATTTTAATTATCACGGGGCATGATAGTGTTTTGCGTAGTGCCAAAGCTGAAGATGCATTGCGTATTGATAATTATCGAAACTCAGATCACTTTATACGGGCTGTAAAAGCAGCTCGCAAATACGAGCGTAGTCTCGATGAACTAATTATTTTTGCTGGTGCGTGCCAGTCTCATTATGAGGCTTTATTGGAATCTGGAGCTAATTTTGCGAGTTCACCTGAGCGAATTCTGATTCATGCACTTGATCCGGTTTTCCTTGCCGAACAAATTGCCTTTACTCCGATAAGTGAAACCATCGATATTTTCCAGGTGGTCAAGTCTACTATTACTGGAACGGAAGGATTAGGGGGCATTGAGTCGCGAGGTAAATACAGAATAGGATTGCCTCGTTCCAGATATTGA
- a CDS encoding ribonuclease H-like YkuK family protein: MKFMSPTKGSMTINEVAVDIRQYLDEGTSDRFRLIVGSDSQPHLAHQSTLFVTAIVIHRVGKGARFYILKRPYKHPIRLRQRIFMEASMALEIAHELEQVLEQQEIRLPIEVHLDIGEDGETKTLIKELVGWVTQSGYMTKIKPESFGASKVADRYSKS, encoded by the coding sequence ATGAAGTTCATGAGTCCAACAAAAGGCAGTATGACGATCAATGAGGTAGCTGTAGATATTAGGCAATACCTTGATGAAGGGACATCAGATCGATTTCGACTGATCGTTGGCTCTGACTCACAACCACATCTTGCGCACCAATCCACTTTGTTTGTAACGGCAATCGTTATTCATAGGGTAGGGAAGGGTGCGCGTTTTTATATTCTGAAACGGCCCTACAAGCACCCCATACGACTTCGTCAGCGCATCTTTATGGAGGCGTCTATGGCTCTTGAAATTGCGCATGAATTAGAGCAAGTTCTCGAACAACAGGAGATTCGTTTACCCATTGAAGTACATCTTGATATCGGTGAAGATGGAGAAACAAAGACGTTGATTAAAGAGCTCGTCGGGTGGGTTACTCAGAGTGGGTATATGACAAAAATTAAACCGGAGTCCTTTGGAGCATCTAAAGTGGCTGATCGCTATAGTAAATCATAA
- the rsmA gene encoding 16S rRNA (adenine(1518)-N(6)/adenine(1519)-N(6))-dimethyltransferase RsmA has product MKQPLYQPRIVSELLKRHSFVIKKSLGQNFLVDGHILDSIVDAALEGAPSQGTKIAIEIGPGIGTLTQALVKGGFDRVITIEKDKRLQPLLQETLGDYEEVDIRFEDALQFDFEHLFSQLPKDATICFAANLPYYITTPLIMHVVEYRLPFSRIVVMVQKEVAERMVARPGGKDYGALSVAVQYYCQAKIVTVVPGTCFMPKPDVESAVISLERIDHGFDCDQVAFFRVVRGAFAKRRKTLENTLAMEFGLAKPVVRTWLQTAGIDGMRRGETLSLQEFALLSKHFEQFVSSSDRKVTTYEVHESNKRQYDDQ; this is encoded by the coding sequence GTGAAACAGCCGCTTTATCAACCACGTATCGTAAGTGAACTGCTGAAGCGACACAGCTTTGTGATTAAAAAATCACTTGGACAAAATTTTCTGGTGGATGGGCATATACTGGATTCGATAGTTGATGCGGCATTGGAAGGTGCACCTTCACAAGGGACGAAAATTGCCATTGAGATTGGGCCTGGGATTGGGACATTGACACAAGCGTTGGTTAAGGGTGGGTTTGATCGAGTCATCACGATTGAGAAGGACAAACGCCTGCAACCATTGTTACAAGAGACGCTTGGCGATTACGAGGAAGTTGACATTCGCTTTGAAGATGCATTGCAGTTTGATTTTGAACATCTATTTAGCCAATTGCCAAAGGATGCAACCATCTGTTTTGCAGCTAATCTTCCTTATTACATCACGACACCGTTAATTATGCATGTTGTAGAGTATCGTTTGCCTTTTTCAAGGATTGTCGTTATGGTTCAAAAAGAAGTGGCGGAACGCATGGTGGCAAGGCCTGGGGGAAAAGACTATGGTGCTTTGAGTGTAGCTGTGCAATACTATTGTCAGGCAAAGATAGTGACTGTAGTACCTGGTACTTGCTTTATGCCAAAGCCAGATGTAGAGTCTGCGGTCATTTCTCTGGAGCGGATAGACCACGGCTTTGATTGTGATCAAGTAGCTTTTTTTCGCGTCGTACGCGGTGCCTTTGCTAAGCGCAGAAAGACGCTTGAAAACACGCTGGCGATGGAATTTGGCCTAGCTAAACCAGTAGTACGTACTTGGCTTCAAACAGCAGGTATTGATGGGATGCGTCGAGGGGAAACACTAAGCTTACAGGAGTTTGCGTTACTTTCTAAGCACTTTGAACAGTTTGTCTCTTCATCCGATAGGAAGGTGACAACATATGAAGTTCATGAGTCCAACAAAAGGCAGTATGACGATCAATGA
- the rnmV gene encoding ribonuclease M5, with product MQVKEVIIVEGLHDRDRVLQAVSADVLVTGGSHIEKAVFDRIERVANERGIIVLTDPDFAGNQIRRKITERFPQAKHAHIERGRAVKRGDIGVENATSQAIVEALQKVRTVWEQPPDQVVSWSEMQQAGLVGLRQAAHRRERVGAILHIGYANAKTFYQRLNTLNVTHDEFKEAVARIEAEEKQ from the coding sequence ATGCAGGTAAAAGAAGTGATTATTGTGGAAGGATTACACGATCGTGATCGAGTCTTGCAGGCAGTATCTGCGGATGTGCTTGTTACGGGTGGATCGCACATTGAAAAAGCAGTATTTGATCGAATAGAACGAGTAGCCAATGAACGCGGGATTATCGTACTGACAGATCCAGATTTTGCAGGAAATCAGATTCGAAGAAAGATTACGGAGCGATTTCCACAGGCTAAACATGCACATATTGAGCGTGGTAGGGCTGTTAAAAGAGGAGATATCGGTGTAGAAAATGCAACGTCACAGGCTATTGTAGAGGCACTACAAAAGGTGCGAACAGTATGGGAGCAACCTCCTGATCAAGTAGTGTCTTGGAGTGAGATGCAGCAGGCCGGGCTTGTAGGCTTACGACAGGCGGCACATCGGAGAGAACGAGTAGGAGCCATCTTGCATATTGGGTATGCAAATGCTAAAACTTTTTATCAACGATTGAACACACTAAATGTAACACATGATGAGTTTAAAGAGGCGGTAGCGCGCATTGAAGCGGAGGAGAAGCAGTGA
- a CDS encoding TatD family hydrolase, which translates to MLFDTHTHLNDDALYVEANEVLERAKAIGVARLVIPGYDRQSSLRAMELASKYDWVYAVVGFHPQDAAHVTEQDFADLEDWMGQPKVVGIGEIGLDYHYDEPARDIQAAVFRRQIAIAKKVQKPIVIHDRDAHGDILKILKEEDAKTVGGIMHCFSGSVEMAVECLHLNFYLSFAGTVTFKNAKRPQEVAMHVPLDRMLIETDAPYLTPEPYRGKQNEPANVRFVAEKLAQLRGLPLEEMAQLTYANANRIFGIEE; encoded by the coding sequence TTGTTGTTTGATACACACACACATCTCAATGACGATGCACTCTATGTGGAAGCAAACGAAGTATTGGAGCGCGCAAAGGCAATTGGAGTGGCGCGTTTAGTGATCCCAGGATATGATCGACAGTCGTCTCTACGGGCCATGGAGCTTGCGTCAAAGTATGATTGGGTATACGCAGTCGTTGGATTTCATCCACAGGATGCTGCACATGTAACAGAGCAAGACTTTGCAGATCTAGAAGACTGGATGGGGCAACCTAAAGTAGTTGGTATTGGGGAAATTGGGCTTGATTATCACTACGATGAGCCAGCTCGCGACATTCAGGCAGCTGTATTTCGACGTCAAATCGCTATTGCCAAAAAGGTACAAAAGCCAATCGTTATTCATGACCGCGATGCTCATGGGGATATTTTGAAAATACTAAAAGAGGAAGACGCAAAAACTGTCGGAGGAATCATGCACTGTTTTTCTGGCAGTGTTGAGATGGCTGTAGAGTGTCTTCATCTGAACTTTTATCTTTCATTTGCTGGTACGGTCACATTTAAAAATGCCAAGCGTCCACAAGAAGTAGCCATGCATGTGCCGCTTGATCGGATGCTAATTGAAACAGATGCGCCATATCTAACGCCAGAACCGTATCGAGGAAAGCAAAATGAGCCTGCAAATGTCCGTTTTGTAGCGGAAAAATTGGCTCAATTGCGTGGTTTGCCACTAGAGGAAATGGCACAATTGACCTATGCGAATGCAAATCGCATTTTTGGCATTGAAGAGTGA